From a single Deltaproteobacteria bacterium genomic region:
- the lptG gene encoding LPS export ABC transporter permease LptG — MRIISHYMSKEFLKMTSLCLGIFVFIYLLVDVMEKLDDFNAAGVAPDLIIRFFIFTIPNIIKQMIPVAILMGTQLTFGFLSKNNQIIAFKSSGINMIRLSFPIILLSFTATVLILILGEILVPFTNARASEIWNYRVKKMEPRAVLLQEKIWYKGDQAIYTFNKFNFKDQTAEGAILYFFDPKFKLQFRLDAEKVSWKNGTWIFMNGLSQSFQPGGSYSSQPFTEKTVVLPETPEDFRYQEKHSEEMTYPELKAYIQKVQKEGYEATRYIVEKHIRLAFPVVCIVMALFGISLALRKEKGIGISQGIVGSLLVAFVYWIFFGLSRSLGISGIFPPLWAAWSANILFLFIGSYLLLNIRQ, encoded by the coding sequence ATGCGCATCATCAGCCATTACATGTCCAAAGAATTCTTAAAAATGACTTCGCTCTGTCTGGGGATCTTTGTGTTTATCTATCTGCTGGTGGATGTTATGGAAAAGCTGGATGATTTCAATGCCGCCGGGGTAGCCCCCGACCTCATCATTCGTTTTTTTATCTTCACTATTCCCAACATCATCAAGCAGATGATCCCGGTTGCCATCCTCATGGGGACTCAATTGACCTTTGGCTTCTTATCGAAGAACAATCAGATCATCGCCTTCAAATCCAGTGGTATCAACATGATCCGCTTGTCCTTTCCAATCATCCTGCTTTCCTTCACCGCGACCGTTCTGATCCTGATCCTCGGAGAGATCCTGGTTCCCTTTACGAATGCCCGGGCCTCTGAAATCTGGAATTACCGGGTTAAAAAAATGGAACCCCGGGCCGTCCTGCTCCAGGAGAAAATCTGGTATAAAGGGGATCAAGCCATTTATACCTTCAATAAATTTAATTTCAAAGACCAAACGGCGGAAGGCGCCATCCTCTATTTTTTTGACCCAAAGTTCAAACTACAATTCCGATTGGACGCCGAAAAGGTCTCCTGGAAAAATGGGACCTGGATATTTATGAACGGCCTCTCCCAATCTTTTCAACCGGGAGGTTCCTATTCCAGCCAGCCTTTTACTGAAAAAACAGTTGTTCTTCCCGAAACCCCCGAAGATTTCCGCTACCAGGAAAAACACAGTGAAGAGATGACCTATCCGGAGCTTAAAGCCTACATCCAAAAGGTTCAAAAGGAAGGCTACGAAGCCACCCGGTATATTGTCGAAAAACATATCCGCCTGGCGTTTCCGGTAGTCTGTATTGTTATGGCCTTATTCGGGATTTCCCTGGCCCTGCGTAAAGAAAAAGGCATAGGGATCAGCCAGGGGATTGTGGGGAGTTTACTCGTGGCCTTCGTCTATTGGATCTTTTTTGGCCTTTCACGTTCTCTGGGCATT
- a CDS encoding deoxyguanosinetriphosphate triphosphohydrolase — MIIRQAIENREKHFLAPWATLSAGSRGRPVPEKECSIRTVFQRDRDRIIHSKAFRRLKHKTQVFLSPTGDHYRTRLTHTLEVSQIARTIARALSLNEDLTEAIALGHDLGHTPFGHAGEEVLDQIVPGGFVHNQQSLRVVDHLEKGGKGLNLTLEVRDGILKHSKGKGDILSQDPSERAMTLEGEVVRVADIIAYISHDLDDAIRGGVISTRDIPKDCLRILGDRSSKRIDTMVKAVVHYSLKDPPQGLSMAEEVSTAMDRLRTFLYGHVYDAGRVHQDFIKARKVISELYQILLAHPEFLGDQWGYGQEVIITPEKVTDFIAGMTDRYALNLYEKIFLPKPWAVL; from the coding sequence ATGATTATTCGCCAAGCCATTGAAAATCGGGAAAAACATTTCCTGGCCCCCTGGGCGACCTTGAGCGCTGGGAGCCGGGGAAGACCGGTTCCCGAAAAGGAATGTTCTATACGGACCGTTTTCCAGAGGGACCGGGACCGGATCATCCATTCCAAGGCCTTTCGTCGGTTGAAGCATAAAACCCAGGTATTTTTATCCCCCACCGGAGACCATTATCGAACCCGGTTGACCCATACGTTAGAGGTTTCTCAGATCGCCCGGACTATCGCCCGGGCCCTCAGTTTAAATGAAGACCTGACTGAAGCCATTGCCTTGGGCCATGATTTGGGCCATACCCCCTTCGGGCATGCCGGGGAAGAGGTCCTGGATCAGATCGTTCCCGGTGGTTTTGTCCATAATCAGCAGAGCCTCAGGGTGGTGGATCATTTGGAGAAGGGGGGAAAAGGCCTCAACCTGACCTTAGAGGTCCGGGACGGTATTCTGAAACATTCTAAGGGGAAAGGGGATATCCTTTCCCAGGACCCATCCGAACGGGCCATGACCCTGGAAGGGGAGGTAGTCCGGGTCGCCGATATCATTGCCTATATCAGCCATGATCTTGATGATGCCATCCGGGGAGGGGTGATTTCCACCAGGGATATTCCCAAAGATTGTTTAAGAATCTTAGGGGATCGGAGCTCAAAACGGATCGATACCATGGTTAAGGCCGTAGTCCATTACAGCCTAAAGGACCCTCCACAGGGTCTTTCTATGGCGGAAGAAGTTTCAACTGCTATGGATCGATTACGGACCTTTCTGTATGGTCATGTTTATGACGCCGGCCGGGTCCATCAGGATTTTATCAAGGCCCGCAAAGTAATCAGCGAATTATACCAGATCCTGCTTGCCCATCCGGAATTTCTGGGGGATCAATGGGGGTACGGTCAAGAGGTAATAATAACCCCGGAAAAGGTGACGGACTTTATTGCCGGTATGACCGATCGATATGCCTTAAACCTCTATGAAAAGATTTTTCTTCCTAAACCCTGGGCGGTGTTGTGA
- a CDS encoding PAS domain S-box protein, which translates to MNLKEILTINRRPVIKEWMDRLHSGVSRHYSERPLEELEVTVSRAFDASAAVLLHNDYSSIDAHIEWIARIRLEGGFPLSDVQNAYELCRTLLVPVLVQKLAGRELLLALQGIDTCLLYTIKKFSNYYQSLHEKDIREHALNLEREVEKRTRELAESESKYRVLVEEINDGYFVNQDGLIVFANQAFYDLHGYSPEEMFGKPYTEFIALKSLPLVQRFFEKRMSGEEANDLYVYLRRHKNGNTLFTENKVKRIRYQGKYAVAGICRDITGRIETERRIRESERLAHIGKLTTSLAHEIRNPLSSVKMNSQIILKNTEFGGNDLRRMEIIVHEISRLERILDEMLDFARPVKLNLEPFFIHEILDSCLEIMEARFRERGISVIKRYAGRLPRTLMDHEKMEQAIINILLNAVEVLPQGGHLEIFVRKLRKDGQALQVEISDDGPGISAEDLPFIFNPFFSNKKKGTGLGLFNVKKIIEAHGGSENVVIRKPNGTRVIFALPLREMS; encoded by the coding sequence ATGAACCTGAAAGAAATCCTGACCATAAATCGCCGGCCGGTTATCAAGGAATGGATGGACCGTCTGCATAGCGGGGTGAGCCGGCATTACAGTGAAAGACCCCTGGAGGAACTGGAGGTCACTGTTTCCCGGGCCTTTGACGCCAGTGCTGCCGTTCTGCTCCATAACGATTATTCAAGCATAGATGCCCATATTGAATGGATCGCCCGGATCAGGCTGGAAGGCGGTTTTCCCCTGTCGGATGTTCAGAATGCCTATGAGCTGTGCCGCACGCTGCTGGTGCCCGTTCTGGTGCAGAAACTGGCCGGCAGGGAACTCCTCCTGGCCCTTCAGGGGATAGATACCTGTCTCCTTTATACCATCAAGAAATTCAGCAATTATTATCAATCTCTCCATGAAAAAGACATCCGGGAACATGCCTTGAACCTGGAGCGGGAGGTGGAAAAAAGGACCAGGGAACTGGCCGAATCGGAGTCCAAATACCGGGTCCTGGTGGAAGAAATAAACGACGGTTATTTTGTCAACCAGGATGGCCTGATCGTTTTTGCCAACCAGGCCTTTTACGATCTCCATGGCTACTCCCCGGAGGAGATGTTCGGAAAACCCTATACCGAATTTATTGCCTTAAAATCTCTGCCCCTGGTGCAAAGATTTTTTGAAAAAAGGATGTCCGGGGAAGAGGCTAATGACCTTTACGTTTACCTGCGCCGCCATAAGAACGGAAACACCCTGTTTACCGAGAACAAGGTCAAACGTATCCGCTATCAGGGCAAGTATGCCGTTGCCGGGATTTGCCGGGATATCACCGGCCGGATAGAAACGGAAAGACGCATAAGGGAATCCGAGCGCCTGGCCCATATCGGCAAGCTCACGACTTCCCTGGCCCATGAGATCCGCAACCCGCTTTCATCGGTCAAGATGAACAGCCAGATCATCCTGAAAAATACCGAGTTCGGCGGCAACGATCTGAGACGTATGGAAATCATCGTCCATGAAATATCAAGGCTGGAGCGGATACTGGATGAGATGCTGGATTTCGCCAGACCGGTCAAATTAAATCTGGAGCCTTTTTTTATCCATGAAATCCTGGATTCCTGTCTCGAAATCATGGAGGCCAGGTTCCGGGAAAGGGGAATCTCCGTAATAAAAAGATATGCCGGAAGACTTCCCCGGACCCTGATGGATCATGAAAAGATGGAACAGGCCATTATCAATATTCTGCTCAATGCCGTGGAAGTCCTGCCCCAGGGGGGACACTTGGAGATTTTCGTCAGGAAATTAAGGAAAGATGGTCAGGCCCTGCAGGTTGAAATAAGCGATGATGGGCCGGGGATCAGTGCCGAGGACCTGCCTTTCATATTCAACCCTTTTTTCAGTAATAAGAAAAAAGGTACCGGCCTGGGTCTTTTTAATGTAAAAAAGATCATAGAAGCCCATGGCGGGTCTGAAAACGTCGTCATCCGCAAGCCCAACGGAACGCGGGTTATTTTTGCCCTTCCCCTGAGAGAAATGTCGTGA
- a CDS encoding sigma-54-dependent Fis family transcriptional regulator produces the protein MKAQKILIIDDEQSLLESLEMFLVEKGYRVACAQSASEGLNQCRSFDPQVIILDIRLPDMDGLDVLRQLVAGGRKNIIIVTAFHDMDMTIKAMKLGAFDYIPKPIDVEELEKAIDKALKSVSSVRSASAVVIDPSSRYMEGKIIGKNRGMKEIFKTIGVLSENRITVLIEGETGTGKELIARAIHFNSAFKAHPFQAINCATFVGSLLESELFGHEKGAFTSAFSPKKGKFELAGEGTIFLDEIGEIPFELQSKLLRFLQEKYFERLGGERKIKSNARVIAATNEDLWKMVRKGTFREDLYYRLNVAAIKVPPLRDRKSDIPLLVEHILMKINQELSKKIRKVEEEALRKIIEYDWPGNVRELENVLTHVAINTRGEVLLEELIGPLLGKRSDNSYQNPKDVLSREHSLQDLEKQYILGILDRTHWHLGKTCELLGISRPTLRHKLKTYGLSDGLSKN, from the coding sequence GTGAAAGCCCAAAAAATTCTCATTATTGATGATGAACAGTCCCTTCTGGAGTCCCTGGAGATGTTTCTGGTCGAAAAAGGCTATCGGGTCGCCTGTGCCCAGTCCGCCTCCGAAGGCTTGAACCAATGCCGGAGCTTCGATCCCCAGGTGATTATCCTGGATATCCGCCTGCCCGATATGGATGGATTGGATGTCCTTCGTCAACTGGTCGCAGGGGGAAGAAAAAATATCATCATTGTCACGGCCTTTCATGACATGGATATGACCATTAAGGCCATGAAGCTTGGTGCCTTCGATTACATCCCCAAACCGATCGATGTGGAAGAGCTTGAAAAGGCCATTGATAAAGCTCTTAAGTCCGTTAGTTCGGTCCGCTCGGCCTCGGCTGTAGTGATTGATCCCTCTTCGAGATATATGGAGGGGAAAATAATCGGCAAGAACCGGGGGATGAAAGAGATTTTCAAGACGATCGGTGTACTCTCTGAAAACAGGATCACGGTCCTTATCGAAGGGGAAACGGGTACCGGCAAGGAACTGATAGCCAGGGCAATCCATTTTAACAGTGCTTTTAAGGCCCATCCCTTTCAGGCTATTAACTGCGCCACCTTCGTGGGAAGCCTTCTGGAAAGCGAACTTTTTGGCCACGAAAAAGGGGCTTTTACCAGCGCCTTCAGCCCCAAGAAAGGGAAATTTGAACTGGCCGGAGAAGGGACGATATTCCTGGATGAGATCGGAGAAATCCCTTTTGAGCTTCAATCGAAATTGCTCCGCTTCTTACAGGAAAAATATTTTGAGCGACTGGGGGGAGAACGAAAGATTAAATCCAATGCCCGGGTAATTGCCGCCACCAATGAAGACCTCTGGAAAATGGTTCGGAAAGGGACTTTCAGGGAAGATCTCTATTACCGTCTTAATGTGGCGGCTATCAAGGTCCCCCCCCTCCGGGATCGTAAATCAGATATTCCGCTCCTGGTCGAACATATCCTGATGAAAATTAATCAGGAGCTCTCCAAGAAGATCAGGAAAGTTGAAGAGGAAGCCCTCAGAAAAATCATCGAATACGACTGGCCCGGCAATGTCCGGGAGCTGGAAAATGTCCTGACCCATGTGGCTATCAATACCCGTGGGGAAGTCCTCCTGGAAGAACTTATTGGCCCGTTACTCGGGAAGAGATCAGATAATTCTTATCAGAACCCGAAAGATGTCCTGAGCAGGGAACACAGCCTGCAGGATTTGGAAAAACAATATATTTTAGGGATACTTGACCGAACCCACTGGCATTTGGGGAAGACCTGTGAACTGCTCGGCATTTCACGCCCTACACTCCGCCACAAACTCAAAACCTACGGATTGTCTGATGGGCTTAGTAAAAATTGA
- a CDS encoding ABC transporter substrate-binding protein has translation MKAKILVIWTSLCFFILTCFALSPLMAAEKPIVIGAPLATAFLYGWDAERAIRLAVEEINAKGGVNVKGTKRPFEVAVMDTRDLEPGVPVSDALLTVEKLILEKKVDFIVGGPVRSEAALAAMDLLSKYKKISILSTGALTPAYHARVAENYDKFKYCFRISGEAKWMVTGEIIPCLEEIGKDHKLNKLFIMVQDVAHARGGGELIAKIMAGKGWTVLGKPEIYPTGTTDFSMGLLKAKKEGAQVILIWMDMPESSILLKQWYDLKVPALPFGSIIAAAEQPGFWKATEGKGEYCLANVVNAGNAPSKATPWTMKFVDAYTKKWKIEPEGYWTSSSYMAVYVLKEAIEKAGSLDSDAVIAALEKTDLMGVYGRIRFDQKSHQIIPSLDPKEGAVGTVFQWQKGKRVVVYPTKIATGDILLPPWMKK, from the coding sequence ATGAAGGCAAAAATTTTAGTTATCTGGACATCCCTCTGTTTTTTTATCCTGACCTGTTTTGCACTTTCCCCCCTCATGGCTGCTGAAAAACCTATTGTCATCGGGGCCCCCCTGGCCACGGCTTTCCTTTATGGCTGGGATGCCGAGCGGGCCATACGTCTGGCCGTTGAGGAAATCAATGCCAAAGGCGGGGTTAATGTGAAGGGCACCAAGCGGCCTTTCGAGGTGGCGGTCATGGATACCCGGGACCTGGAACCCGGTGTTCCGGTCAGCGATGCCCTTTTAACCGTGGAAAAACTCATTTTAGAGAAAAAAGTGGATTTTATTGTCGGCGGACCGGTCCGCTCCGAGGCCGCTCTGGCGGCCATGGATTTGCTTTCCAAATACAAAAAGATATCCATTCTTTCCACCGGGGCCTTGACCCCGGCCTACCATGCCCGGGTGGCCGAGAATTATGACAAATTCAAATATTGTTTCCGGATCAGCGGAGAAGCCAAATGGATGGTGACCGGTGAAATCATCCCCTGCCTGGAAGAAATCGGGAAGGACCATAAGCTGAACAAACTATTTATTATGGTCCAGGATGTGGCCCATGCCCGGGGCGGCGGGGAACTGATCGCCAAGATCATGGCCGGAAAGGGCTGGACGGTTTTGGGCAAGCCGGAAATTTATCCCACCGGGACCACCGATTTTTCCATGGGGCTGTTGAAGGCCAAAAAAGAAGGGGCCCAGGTTATCCTGATCTGGATGGATATGCCGGAAAGTTCCATCCTCTTAAAGCAATGGTATGATCTGAAAGTCCCGGCCTTACCTTTCGGCTCCATTATCGCGGCCGCCGAACAACCGGGTTTCTGGAAGGCCACAGAGGGGAAAGGGGAATACTGCCTGGCCAACGTGGTCAATGCCGGCAATGCCCCCTCCAAAGCCACCCCATGGACTATGAAATTTGTTGATGCCTACACCAAGAAATGGAAGATCGAGCCGGAAGGCTATTGGACTTCCAGCAGCTACATGGCCGTTTATGTGTTAAAAGAGGCCATCGAAAAAGCCGGCTCTTTGGATTCAGATGCCGTAATTGCCGCCCTGGAAAAAACCGACCTGATGGGGGTTTACGGCCGGATTCGGTTCGACCAGAAGAGCCACCAGATCATCCCCAGTCTGGATCCGAAAGAAGGGGCCGTGGGGACCGTTTTCCAATGGCAAAAGGGGAAGCGGGTGGTGGTTTATCCAACCAAAATCGCCACCGGGGATATCCTGCTGCCGCCCTGGATGAAGAAATAA
- a CDS encoding branched-chain amino acid ABC transporter permease, with translation MEILIYGIVNSVTLALMALGFTLVYGISGLPNFAHGALYIVTGFIVWSLIHTLHLNYLLAMFLSLFITGIIGAAIYRFILIRVRGMATSEIIASYAIGLAVLEGLRWGGFKGMTYTLPVFVEGSLDLFGVNVDIQRIMVVVLGVVVMACLWLFTHYNRTGLALRAMAQDERAALMLGIDSDRMAIAAMFLGSFLAGLAAVALLPLGNIVVEAGYNVLIMAIAVCIVGGLGSWVGASLAAFLIGFVQILTVVYIGAHFQIVVALLAIIVTLILRPSGLFGRQKELEERV, from the coding sequence ATGGAAATACTCATTTACGGTATCGTCAACAGCGTAACCCTGGCCTTGATGGCCCTGGGGTTTACGCTGGTTTATGGAATTTCCGGCCTGCCCAACTTCGCCCACGGGGCCTTGTATATTGTCACCGGCTTTATCGTCTGGAGTCTGATCCATACCCTCCATCTGAATTATCTCCTGGCCATGTTCTTATCCTTGTTCATCACCGGGATTATCGGGGCGGCGATTTATCGCTTCATATTGATCCGGGTCCGGGGCATGGCCACTTCGGAAATCATTGCTTCCTATGCTATCGGACTGGCTGTTCTGGAAGGGTTGCGGTGGGGCGGATTTAAAGGGATGACCTATACCCTGCCGGTATTCGTGGAAGGAAGCCTGGACCTGTTCGGCGTGAATGTCGATATTCAACGGATCATGGTGGTCGTTTTGGGGGTCGTGGTCATGGCCTGTCTTTGGCTTTTTACCCACTATAACCGAACCGGATTGGCTTTGAGGGCCATGGCTCAGGATGAGCGGGCGGCCTTGATGCTGGGCATCGATTCCGACCGGATGGCTATTGCCGCCATGTTTTTAGGCTCTTTTCTGGCCGGACTGGCGGCCGTGGCCTTGCTCCCTCTGGGCAATATCGTGGTCGAGGCCGGTTATAATGTCCTGATTATGGCTATTGCCGTTTGCATTGTCGGCGGCCTGGGCAGTTGGGTCGGGGCGAGTCTGGCCGCCTTTCTGATCGGTTTTGTCCAGATTCTGACCGTAGTCTATATCGGGGCCCATTTTCAGATTGTAGTGGCCTTACTGGCCATCATCGTCACCTTGATTTTAAGGCCTTCCGGTTTATTCGGCCGGCAAAAAGAACTTGAAGAACGGGTATAA
- a CDS encoding branched-chain amino acid ABC transporter permease, whose translation MNQTSVRKERIDRGIKVRTSGIYAISAWKEIGYLVVPRLILIVGLLILPLVVTNVYWQRVISIVGIYALLALSFDFLTHFVGLVSLGGAFYVGVGGYLAAILNTKLGLSPLFTIPLATLGGAVLCTLALLPCLPLRGVYFSIVTLMYPLVTARIIEALNILGGTDGIVGVASFPNRWIEQYSLLGILLVILFGLRRIVNMDIGLVFQGIKDNDQAVKASGINITYYKAAAVFISSGMGCLGGAYLVHIYMWSGISQLALDFSIIPIASTVIGGGGTLVGPLLGAFFLVPISELLRAFGTLRIVFYSLILMAFIVFRSEGIMVYAQRKYHQFERWVKV comes from the coding sequence TTGAACCAAACATCAGTGCGTAAAGAGCGGATAGACCGGGGCATCAAGGTCCGGACCAGCGGAATTTATGCTATTTCCGCCTGGAAAGAAATCGGCTATCTGGTGGTCCCCCGCCTGATCCTGATTGTCGGGCTCCTTATTCTGCCCCTGGTCGTGACCAATGTCTATTGGCAAAGGGTGATTTCAATCGTTGGTATCTATGCCTTACTGGCCCTGAGTTTCGACTTCCTGACCCATTTCGTCGGTCTGGTCTCTCTGGGGGGGGCCTTTTATGTGGGCGTTGGCGGTTATCTGGCCGCCATTTTAAATACCAAGCTGGGCCTGTCTCCTCTTTTTACCATCCCCCTGGCTACCTTGGGCGGCGCTGTGCTCTGCACCCTGGCCTTATTACCCTGTCTGCCCTTACGGGGGGTTTACTTTTCCATTGTCACCCTCATGTACCCCCTGGTGACGGCCCGCATTATTGAAGCCTTGAATATTTTAGGGGGCACCGACGGGATAGTCGGGGTAGCCAGTTTTCCCAACCGTTGGATTGAGCAGTATTCCCTTTTGGGGATCCTTTTGGTGATATTATTCGGTCTCCGGCGGATAGTGAATATGGACATCGGGTTGGTCTTCCAGGGGATCAAGGATAACGACCAGGCGGTCAAGGCCTCGGGAATCAATATTACTTATTATAAGGCGGCCGCAGTCTTTATTTCTTCCGGTATGGGCTGTCTGGGCGGGGCCTATCTGGTCCATATCTATATGTGGTCCGGAATCTCTCAACTGGCCCTGGATTTTTCCATTATACCCATTGCCTCGACCGTAATCGGCGGGGGGGGGACGCTGGTGGGGCCTTTGCTGGGTGCCTTTTTCCTGGTCCCGATTTCCGAGTTGCTCCGGGCCTTCGGGACCTTGCGGATTGTCTTTTATTCCCTGATCCTGATGGCCTTTATCGTTTTCCGGAGTGAGGGCATCATGGTCTATGCTCAGCGTAAGTACCACCAATTTGAAAGATGGGTCAAGGTATGA
- a CDS encoding ABC transporter ATP-binding protein, whose translation MNPDVILEVQKISKSFGGIQALFNVSFSLHRGEILGIIGPNGSGKTTLINCVTGFVQSDKGKVFFNQRDITNWPPHKIAHLGVTRTFQVMRPYYSLPAYKNLIIPLFSPRARQTGGWRGGGKLGDRNTVSIDILEEIGFERDSFVPYKLASTLPTGYLKRLELARCLALRPEVILCDEVFSGLSASEIASMIPLIERLQMEGITLIMIEHRLKELFRVANRVMVLNFGQKLTEGLPAVVMEDEKVKEAYLGSEDLSDYV comes from the coding sequence ATGAATCCGGATGTTATTTTAGAGGTGCAGAAGATCAGCAAATCCTTTGGTGGAATCCAGGCCCTGTTTAATGTAAGTTTCAGCCTCCATCGGGGGGAGATCCTGGGGATCATCGGTCCGAACGGTTCGGGGAAAACCACTTTAATCAATTGTGTTACCGGTTTTGTCCAGAGTGATAAGGGAAAGGTATTTTTTAATCAACGGGATATCACTAATTGGCCGCCCCATAAGATCGCCCATCTGGGCGTTACCAGAACCTTTCAGGTTATGCGACCCTATTACAGCCTGCCGGCCTACAAGAATTTGATCATACCGTTGTTTTCCCCGAGGGCCCGCCAGACCGGAGGCTGGCGAGGCGGTGGTAAACTGGGTGATCGAAATACGGTGAGCATAGACATCCTGGAAGAGATCGGCTTCGAGAGGGATTCCTTTGTCCCCTACAAATTGGCTTCAACCCTTCCCACCGGCTATCTTAAACGCCTGGAATTGGCCCGCTGTCTGGCCTTACGGCCGGAAGTCATCCTTTGTGATGAAGTCTTTTCCGGGTTGAGTGCCAGTGAAATCGCCAGTATGATCCCCTTAATCGAACGGCTGCAGATGGAGGGGATTACCCTGATCATGATTGAACACCGTTTAAAAGAGTTGTTCCGGGTGGCCAACCGGGTCATGGTCCTGAATTTCGGCCAGAAACTCACCGAAGGCCTCCCGGCTGTGGTTATGGAGGATGAAAAGGTGAAAGAGGCCTATCTGGGATCGGAGGATTTATCCGATTATGTTTGA
- a CDS encoding ABC transporter ATP-binding protein has protein sequence MFEAKGLMVFYENMLALNNISIKCQEGQIVGVFGANSAGKSTLMYTLSGIMQDIKKKEEMAGGERITLLGEVLYQGIDIMNLKPSQRARKGIILCPERRRIFPESTVLENLKMGGYLASAGQVKSTLEYVFKIFPALIPLKKREGGFLSGGEQQMLAIGRALMAQPKILLLDEPLMGLSPLIQAMLARSIKNIRDERKVTLIITEQYARPILPIVDYAYILENGAAVLEGTRKELMENPDVRAAYFGV, from the coding sequence ATGTTTGAAGCTAAAGGGCTGATGGTTTTTTATGAAAACATGCTGGCCCTGAACAACATCAGCATTAAATGTCAGGAAGGCCAGATCGTCGGGGTCTTTGGCGCCAATAGCGCCGGAAAATCGACCTTGATGTACACCCTTTCAGGGATTATGCAGGACATCAAGAAGAAGGAAGAGATGGCTGGAGGGGAGCGAATAACCCTTTTAGGGGAAGTCCTTTACCAGGGTATCGATATCATGAACTTAAAACCCAGCCAGCGGGCCAGGAAAGGGATCATCCTCTGCCCGGAACGACGAAGGATCTTCCCGGAAAGCACGGTCCTGGAGAACCTGAAGATGGGCGGCTACCTGGCCAGTGCCGGACAGGTTAAGTCGACTCTGGAGTATGTTTTTAAAATTTTCCCCGCCCTGATACCCTTAAAAAAGCGGGAAGGGGGATTTTTAAGTGGTGGGGAACAACAGATGCTGGCCATCGGCCGGGCCTTGATGGCCCAGCCGAAGATCCTGCTCTTGGATGAACCCCTCATGGGTCTCAGTCCTTTGATCCAGGCCATGCTGGCCCGTTCAATAAAAAATATCCGGGATGAACGAAAGGTCACCTTAATCATCACCGAACAGTACGCCCGTCCTATCCTGCCCATCGTGGATTATGCTTATATCCTGGAAAACGGAGCGGCGGTCCTGGAAGGGACCCGTAAGGAATTGATGGAGAATCCGGATGTGCGGGCGGCGTATTTCGGGGTCTGA